From Polynucleobacter sp. JS-JIR-II-b4, a single genomic window includes:
- a CDS encoding deoxyribodipyrimidine photo-lyase, whose translation MQKALVWLRRDLRLYDNAALHHALKESERVWLTFIFDTDILKPLLKGELDPKGLKHDRRVDFIWQGLKQIDDELRKQGGGLIVRFGKPTECIPEIAKELGVDTIFVNHDYEPSAIERDEIVKAKLEQQDIGFETFKDQVIFEKKEILTNSNTVFSIFTPYKNNWLKTLQEKDLAAYECNPKPGQLAAVPKKLNEPFPSLESMGFCATGIESYLPPGSEGGQAFLEDFLSRIDQYQIGRDFPAIKGVSYLSAHLRFGMLSIRGLVREAHRRMLAGSMGATIWLSELIWRDFYFMILANHPRLASGASFKPDYDNIAWESGVKAKKLFAAWCEGKTGYPLVDAAMHQLNQSGYMHNRLRMVVASFLTKDLGIDWRWGEAYFAEHLNDFELSSNNGGWQWASSSGCDAQPYFRIFNPITQSEKFDSEGKFIKRYLPQLERLSKKSIHAPWQAGHIELEAAGIVIGRDYPLPVVDHDEARKNTLVRYSVVKKVA comes from the coding sequence ATGCAAAAAGCTCTAGTTTGGCTCCGCCGTGATCTCCGTCTTTATGACAATGCCGCCCTTCACCATGCTCTCAAGGAAAGTGAGAGGGTTTGGCTCACCTTTATCTTTGATACAGATATCCTCAAGCCCCTGCTTAAGGGTGAATTAGATCCCAAAGGTCTAAAGCATGACCGCCGCGTGGATTTCATATGGCAAGGTCTAAAGCAAATAGATGATGAATTACGTAAACAAGGTGGAGGACTCATCGTTCGCTTTGGCAAGCCGACTGAGTGCATTCCTGAGATTGCCAAAGAACTCGGCGTTGACACTATATTTGTAAATCACGACTACGAACCTTCGGCAATTGAACGCGATGAAATAGTTAAAGCAAAATTAGAGCAACAAGATATTGGGTTTGAGACTTTCAAAGATCAGGTGATCTTTGAGAAAAAAGAAATCCTCACCAACTCTAATACTGTCTTCTCAATCTTTACACCCTATAAAAATAATTGGCTAAAAACTCTGCAAGAAAAAGATCTAGCCGCTTATGAGTGCAATCCAAAGCCAGGTCAACTAGCAGCTGTTCCCAAAAAGTTAAATGAGCCGTTTCCTTCTTTAGAATCCATGGGGTTTTGTGCCACTGGTATCGAAAGCTATCTGCCGCCTGGCTCAGAGGGTGGTCAGGCCTTCCTGGAGGACTTCTTATCCCGCATTGATCAATACCAAATTGGCAGAGACTTTCCTGCAATTAAGGGGGTAAGTTATCTTTCCGCCCACTTACGCTTTGGGATGTTATCGATCAGAGGTTTGGTGCGCGAAGCCCATCGACGTATGCTGGCAGGCAGTATGGGTGCAACCATTTGGTTAAGTGAGTTGATCTGGCGTGATTTCTATTTCATGATTCTCGCCAATCATCCCCGCCTTGCATCAGGCGCATCTTTTAAACCTGACTATGACAACATTGCCTGGGAGTCTGGAGTTAAGGCTAAAAAATTATTTGCTGCCTGGTGTGAGGGTAAAACTGGTTATCCACTAGTGGATGCAGCAATGCATCAACTCAACCAAAGCGGCTATATGCACAATCGCTTACGTATGGTGGTTGCAAGCTTTCTGACAAAAGATCTGGGTATTGATTGGCGTTGGGGCGAAGCCTATTTTGCCGAACATCTCAATGACTTTGAACTGTCCTCAAACAATGGTGGATGGCAATGGGCCTCCTCATCTGGATGTGACGCACAACCTTACTTTCGCATCTTCAACCCCATTACTCAATCAGAGAAGTTTGATTCTGAGGGCAAGTTCATCAAGCGCTACCTGCCCCAACTGGAAAGGCTCTCCAAGAAATCTATCCATGCCCCGTGGCAGGCCGGTCATATTGAATTAGAGGCTGCTGGGATAGTTATTGGGCGAGATTACCCATTACCAGTCGTAGATCACGATGAAGCGCGGAAAAATACCTTGGTGCGCTATAGCGTGGTGAAAAAGGTTGCCTAA
- a CDS encoding YdcF family protein gives MDTIFFILSKLVQFCIEPLNWVPIFTFLALLFLSLRKPHLCKKFLVLALVDLALVGWLPASEVFLRVLENAVTKIEISKLSNNEIGGIIILGGAIEGGEIAVDRGEISIYSSAERVTKAFELIRKHPNVPFIFSGYSGRILSKGVSEADAFKQLIQEQGLSEQNAHYENQSRNTYENVLYMKPMIEEFGLKADTGQLKPWLLITSASHMYRSTRIFQKQGLEVLPMLVDYQTANNLQWTTFDLVDGARNWNTLVHEIVGLFAYWITGKI, from the coding sequence ATGGATACGATCTTTTTTATTTTGTCGAAGTTGGTACAGTTTTGTATAGAGCCACTGAATTGGGTGCCTATATTTACCTTCTTGGCTTTACTCTTTCTGTCCCTCCGAAAACCGCATCTCTGCAAGAAATTCCTGGTGCTCGCTTTGGTAGACCTGGCCCTGGTGGGTTGGCTTCCTGCATCTGAAGTGTTTCTGAGGGTGCTTGAGAATGCTGTGACGAAAATAGAGATTTCAAAATTATCAAATAATGAAATCGGCGGCATCATTATTCTAGGTGGCGCAATTGAGGGCGGGGAGATTGCAGTTGATCGTGGCGAGATTTCAATCTATTCATCTGCCGAGAGAGTCACTAAAGCCTTTGAGTTAATTCGTAAGCACCCCAATGTGCCATTTATATTTAGCGGTTACTCAGGCCGCATTCTGTCGAAAGGAGTTTCGGAGGCTGATGCATTTAAGCAGTTGATTCAAGAGCAGGGCTTAAGTGAGCAGAACGCTCACTACGAAAATCAGTCTCGAAATACTTACGAGAATGTTCTATATATGAAGCCAATGATTGAGGAATTTGGTTTAAAAGCAGATACGGGGCAATTAAAGCCATGGCTCTTGATTACCTCAGCTAGCCATATGTATCGCTCTACTAGGATTTTCCAAAAACAAGGATTAGAAGTGCTGCCAATGTTGGTAGATTATCAAACGGCCAATAACCTTCAGTGGACAACGTTTGACCTGGTGGATGGAGCTCGTAACTGGAATACCTTGGTTCATGAAATAGTTGGTCTTTTTGCTTATTGGATTACCGGAAAAATCTAG
- a CDS encoding YqgE/AlgH family protein — protein MSFSADHLANQFLIAMPGMVDPNFAGSVIYLFEHTERGAMGLVVNRPTEVDLKTLFDKIELKLEIAPLLKQPVYFGGPVQIERGFVLHESDSLSPYSSSLVIPGGLTMTTSKDVLEAVAAGKGPQHFLMTLGYAGWSAGQLEEEITLNGWMNVPLAREQMIEIIFNTPSSQRYEKAVGHLGFNLSDLSGEAGHA, from the coding sequence ATTTCCTTTTCCGCAGACCATCTTGCCAATCAGTTTTTAATCGCCATGCCAGGCATGGTTGATCCCAACTTTGCCGGTTCCGTGATCTATCTCTTTGAGCACACCGAGAGAGGTGCAATGGGCTTGGTAGTGAATCGACCTACCGAGGTTGATTTAAAAACCCTCTTTGACAAGATTGAGTTGAAATTAGAGATTGCTCCCCTGTTAAAGCAGCCAGTGTATTTTGGCGGACCAGTTCAGATTGAGCGCGGTTTTGTTTTGCATGAGTCTGATTCACTAAGTCCTTATAGCTCTTCTCTTGTCATACCAGGCGGTCTGACAATGACCACTTCAAAGGATGTTCTCGAGGCGGTAGCTGCAGGCAAAGGACCACAACATTTTTTGATGACTTTGGGTTATGCGGGTTGGAGTGCAGGTCAGCTTGAAGAAGAAATCACTCTCAATGGTTGGATGAATGTGCCACTTGCACGTGAGCAAATGATTGAGATTATCTTCAATACCCCATCGAGTCAGCGTTACGAGAAGGCAGTGGGTCACCTAGGATTTAATTTATCGGATTTATCTGGTGAGGCTGGGCATGCCTAA
- the ruvX gene encoding Holliday junction resolvase RuvX, with translation MPKALTILSFDYGARRVGVAVGNSISKSGQALKTIAAPSSDALFKDIEILIAEWQPDQLVVGKPTHPDGTPHEMTSKATRFGNQLHGRFHLPVAWVDERYTSAVLEGNPEMYDNLDAHSAVLILEQYFAEQSAKSLN, from the coding sequence ATGCCTAAGGCATTGACCATACTGTCTTTTGACTATGGAGCTCGCAGAGTAGGGGTAGCGGTTGGAAACTCGATATCTAAGTCAGGCCAAGCTTTAAAGACGATTGCTGCGCCAAGTAGCGATGCCTTGTTTAAAGATATAGAGATCCTTATAGCGGAGTGGCAGCCAGACCAATTGGTGGTTGGAAAACCAACCCATCCAGATGGAACGCCCCATGAGATGACGTCTAAAGCAACGCGCTTTGGCAATCAGCTACATGGACGCTTTCATTTGCCGGTTGCTTGGGTTGATGAGCGATATACCTCAGCTGTTTTAGAGGGGAATCCAGAGATGTACGACAATCTAGATGCCCATTCTGCCGTTTTGATTTTAGAGCAGTATTTTGCAGAGCAAAGCGCGAAGTCTTTAAATTAA
- the pyrR gene encoding bifunctional pyr operon transcriptional regulator/uracil phosphoribosyltransferase PyrR, which translates to MNAEQLYGKLLENLRNRKQEGAFELAGLAMGGAWIAERLANDLGLSHFGVINVAFHRDDYAEKGMTALRTASTMTTHLPFDVNGANVILIDDVLLTGRTVRAALNELFDFGRPAQVELMVLADRGNRELPVTANFAGEQIEVPENQILVLEKDTAGKFSFQLEERE; encoded by the coding sequence ATGAACGCTGAACAGTTATACGGAAAATTATTAGAGAATCTGCGCAACAGAAAACAAGAGGGTGCATTTGAGCTTGCAGGTCTCGCTATGGGAGGCGCATGGATTGCAGAGCGTTTGGCTAACGATTTAGGGCTTTCACACTTTGGCGTAATTAATGTGGCCTTTCATCGGGATGATTATGCAGAGAAGGGTATGACAGCTCTACGGACTGCCAGCACGATGACTACCCATTTACCGTTTGATGTAAACGGCGCTAATGTGATTTTGATTGATGATGTTTTGCTAACAGGTAGAACTGTCCGCGCGGCTTTAAATGAGTTATTTGATTTTGGTCGGCCAGCACAGGTTGAGTTGATGGTTTTGGCTGATCGAGGAAATCGTGAGCTGCCAGTTACTGCTAATTTTGCAGGCGAGCAGATAGAAGTTCCAGAGAATCAAATTCTGGTTTTAGAGAAAGATACCGCTGGCAAGTTCAGCTTTCAGTTAGAGGAGCGTGAATAA
- a CDS encoding aspartate carbamoyltransferase catalytic subunit has translation MSQLVNQFNSAGELTHLLTLEGLPKEQILHILDTAQQFVSVTDPAREVKKVPLLRGKSVFNLFFENSTRTRTTFEIAAKRLSADVINLDISTSSTAKGESLLDTIDNLVAMQADIFVVRHGVSKAPIEIANHVPAHVHVVNAGDGSHQHPTQGLLDMYTMRHFKQSFKGLKVAIVGDIVHSRVAKSNIHALTTLGCEDIRAIGPESLLSSDLDMLGVKVFHSMEEGLKDVDVVMTLRIQKERMEAGQVPEGDAFFKQYGLTPTRLALAKSDAIVMHPGPMNRGVEIDSIVADGPQSVILNQVTFGIAVRMAVMSIVAGN, from the coding sequence ATGAGTCAGTTAGTCAATCAATTTAACTCCGCTGGCGAGTTAACGCATCTTCTAACGCTTGAAGGTTTGCCCAAAGAGCAAATTCTTCATATTTTGGATACCGCGCAGCAGTTTGTGAGCGTGACTGATCCTGCGCGTGAAGTGAAAAAAGTCCCACTACTCAGGGGTAAAAGTGTATTCAACCTCTTTTTTGAAAACTCTACCCGCACTAGAACTACTTTTGAGATTGCTGCAAAACGTTTATCTGCGGATGTGATTAATTTAGATATTTCCACATCCTCCACTGCTAAGGGTGAGAGCCTTCTCGATACGATCGATAACTTAGTAGCAATGCAGGCAGATATTTTTGTTGTACGACATGGTGTTTCTAAAGCGCCTATTGAAATTGCCAATCACGTGCCAGCACATGTGCACGTTGTGAATGCTGGTGATGGTAGCCATCAGCATCCAACCCAAGGTTTGTTGGATATGTATACGATGCGTCACTTCAAACAAAGTTTTAAGGGTCTGAAAGTCGCGATTGTGGGTGACATTGTTCACAGCCGTGTAGCAAAGTCCAATATTCATGCACTAACTACATTAGGTTGCGAAGACATCCGTGCTATTGGACCAGAAAGTTTGCTCTCAAGTGATTTAGATATGCTGGGTGTTAAGGTATTTCATAGCATGGAAGAAGGCCTAAAAGACGTTGATGTGGTGATGACATTGCGTATCCAAAAGGAGCGTATGGAAGCCGGGCAAGTTCCTGAAGGCGATGCATTCTTTAAGCAATATGGTTTAACGCCTACACGTTTGGCCTTGGCTAAGTCAGACGCAATAGTCATGCACCCTGGTCCCATGAATCGTGGCGTTGAAATTGACTCGATTGTTGCTGATGGTCCTCAGTCAGTCATTCTGAATCAAGTCACCTTTGGTATCGCAGTGCGCATGGCTGTAATGTCTATAGTTGCCGGTAACTAA
- a CDS encoding glycosyltransferase, producing MQSKKRWLILSHGFNMDGRASSQTITDKIPYFLEAGIEPIVFSAITGIKDQRFPHRQFLAWGPAAFRFDFRHWIANQYGRGFFYKISTGIVSLLLAPFIALEKFVLGYSSQWSWSIPAYLHGLHLIRSGKVDLIYSTGGAWSAHLAGLWLKKKTGAPWIVEIHDPLVIRHSPEDPGFEKPSNRDARFRQYLEKQICKYADLAWWFTDGAVHYAKVRNPNLNTLNNAHGFMVLPGAEPPGGSSGQQAHQYSEHLNLCHFGSLANDRSLSTILNALVPLFKKYPHARKHIRIHAYGAPLDSLTVEALKQLAFEGVLLAHGRLEKDPSTGKSGRERVVEKMQSADVLILLHGNDEWCAEYIPSKFYEYLWTGRPIWGITHRNPQLDQMLLERSAYLSPQNDSEAVELALERIWLDWESKQLVAPKGVPIGVNQAAYRILSEVQAKTERSA from the coding sequence ATGCAGTCTAAAAAACGTTGGTTGATTCTGTCGCATGGCTTCAATATGGATGGCCGTGCCTCAAGCCAAACGATTACCGACAAGATTCCTTATTTTCTAGAGGCAGGCATTGAGCCGATTGTCTTTAGTGCTATCACTGGAATTAAAGATCAACGCTTTCCTCATCGCCAATTTCTAGCTTGGGGCCCAGCAGCGTTCCGGTTTGATTTTCGTCATTGGATTGCAAATCAATACGGCAGGGGATTCTTCTACAAGATCTCAACCGGCATCGTTTCTTTACTGCTTGCTCCCTTTATTGCCTTGGAAAAGTTTGTTCTTGGCTATTCCAGTCAATGGTCTTGGTCGATTCCTGCCTACCTTCATGGCTTGCATTTGATTCGATCTGGCAAGGTTGATCTGATTTATTCAACAGGCGGAGCATGGTCTGCTCATTTGGCGGGTTTATGGCTCAAGAAGAAAACGGGCGCACCATGGATAGTAGAGATTCATGATCCTTTGGTCATTCGTCATAGTCCTGAAGATCCAGGTTTTGAAAAGCCTAGCAACCGTGATGCTCGCTTTAGACAATATTTAGAAAAGCAAATCTGCAAATATGCCGATTTAGCCTGGTGGTTTACTGATGGTGCCGTGCATTATGCGAAAGTACGCAACCCTAATTTAAATACCTTAAATAACGCTCATGGTTTTATGGTTCTTCCTGGCGCTGAACCTCCGGGGGGCTCAAGTGGCCAGCAAGCGCATCAGTATTCTGAGCATTTAAACCTATGTCACTTTGGTTCCCTAGCAAATGATCGATCTTTATCGACCATCCTGAATGCCTTAGTACCACTTTTTAAGAAGTATCCTCATGCAAGAAAGCATATCCGTATACATGCCTATGGAGCGCCCTTAGATTCATTAACAGTAGAAGCTCTCAAACAACTAGCATTTGAAGGTGTTTTACTCGCCCATGGACGTTTAGAAAAAGATCCTAGTACTGGTAAGTCAGGGCGTGAGCGCGTGGTTGAAAAAATGCAATCTGCAGACGTTTTAATACTTTTGCATGGTAATGATGAGTGGTGTGCGGAATACATTCCCTCTAAGTTTTATGAGTACCTTTGGACCGGCAGGCCCATTTGGGGTATTACCCATCGCAACCCTCAATTGGATCAAATGCTATTGGAGCGCTCTGCTTACTTGAGTCCTCAAAATGATTCTGAGGCCGTTGAACTGGCTTTAGAGAGAATTTGGTTGGACTGGGAAAGTAAGCAGTTAGTAGCGCCCAAAGGTGTCCCTATCGGTGTAAATCAGGCTGCATATAGAATACTATCTGAAGTACAAGCTAAAACTGAAAGAAGCGCTTGA
- a CDS encoding DUF6492 family protein: MKDIALYCKSYRRDFLRLKRLLDSINRHNVDQIPFYISTPEDQYQELQSVLGVGTGYRWVSDESIIASNPRVPDGIEKTRSGGLSQQAIKSEFWRLGLAENYVCLDSDCVFIKDFHRSDFLSSDGTPYTVIYQNKEFFQLSINRGHEKVAANLRKEGDRVKALFSRLGPNYYCPCPPFIWSAKVWQSLDRQYLEPRGLHFWDISSDEHPETLLYLEALLNFRAIPLYPIEQLFRIYYYDWQYYLVRRTGESEAKLKANYLGVIYQSNWDSGMDFGGASKSLASRIVKRSKRFGRYLQSYF, from the coding sequence TTGAAAGATATCGCCCTCTATTGCAAATCTTACCGCAGAGACTTTTTGCGTCTTAAGCGCCTGTTAGATTCAATAAATCGACACAACGTCGACCAAATCCCCTTTTATATTTCTACTCCCGAAGATCAATATCAGGAGTTGCAATCGGTTTTGGGTGTGGGCACCGGATACAGGTGGGTTTCTGATGAGTCGATTATTGCCTCCAATCCTCGAGTTCCTGATGGCATCGAAAAAACGAGATCTGGTGGTTTAAGTCAGCAAGCCATCAAATCGGAGTTTTGGCGCCTTGGTTTGGCTGAGAATTATGTTTGCCTCGATTCGGACTGTGTCTTTATTAAAGACTTCCATCGGTCTGATTTTTTAAGCTCTGATGGCACCCCATACACAGTCATCTATCAAAATAAAGAATTTTTCCAGCTATCGATTAATCGAGGGCATGAAAAAGTTGCAGCTAATCTTCGTAAAGAGGGTGATCGTGTAAAGGCTTTGTTTTCTAGGTTGGGACCTAACTACTATTGCCCATGCCCGCCATTTATTTGGTCAGCTAAGGTTTGGCAGTCTCTCGATAGACAATATCTTGAACCCAGAGGTTTGCATTTCTGGGATATTTCTAGTGACGAACACCCAGAGACACTTTTATATCTCGAGGCTTTATTGAACTTCCGTGCAATTCCTTTGTATCCAATCGAGCAATTATTTAGGATTTACTACTACGATTGGCAATACTATTTGGTGCGCAGAACGGGCGAGTCTGAGGCTAAATTAAAAGCAAATTATTTGGGCGTGATCTATCAATCAAACTGGGATTCTGGAATGGATTTTGGGGGAGCATCTAAATCCCTTGCCTCTCGTATAGTCAAGCGCTCAAAGCGTTTTGGAAGATATTTGCAAAGTTATTTTTAA
- a CDS encoding glycosyltransferase family 25 protein has product MEAKLPLQVFVISLERSTERRRRVEEQLNKTGIQWQFLNAVDGYALSAMPSSYKQSKVKRLQGYELTPGEIGCFLSHIKTWNLCVQNNITTLVFEDDFLVGDKFESVIDDLLKIVDQWNLARLSGIYETQHQILQKRSDYDLVKNLGEPCGTAAYMIQPSAAKILLENASDIYEPVDHYLEHYSKHGLRCLAAKPYPIGLAHTKSTITDRPGRLPVKGLRKTIRSICRFIDRYTSPSPWFPT; this is encoded by the coding sequence ATGGAAGCAAAGTTACCACTACAAGTCTTCGTAATCTCACTAGAACGCTCTACCGAAAGAAGGCGGAGGGTAGAGGAGCAGCTCAATAAAACAGGTATTCAATGGCAATTTTTAAATGCCGTAGATGGATATGCTCTTTCTGCAATGCCTTCTAGCTATAAACAGTCAAAGGTAAAAAGGCTACAGGGATATGAATTAACCCCTGGAGAGATTGGCTGTTTTTTATCGCACATTAAGACTTGGAATTTGTGTGTACAAAATAACATCACTACTCTGGTATTTGAAGATGATTTCCTTGTCGGCGATAAATTTGAGTCTGTGATTGATGATTTGCTAAAGATTGTTGACCAATGGAATTTGGCGAGACTGTCTGGAATTTATGAAACTCAGCATCAAATTCTACAAAAAAGATCAGATTATGATTTGGTTAAAAATCTTGGTGAGCCATGCGGAACAGCGGCTTATATGATTCAGCCAAGTGCCGCCAAAATCTTACTTGAAAATGCATCCGATATTTATGAGCCTGTTGACCACTACTTAGAGCATTATTCAAAGCATGGTCTTCGTTGCTTAGCCGCAAAACCCTATCCAATAGGGTTGGCACATACAAAGTCGACAATTACCGATCGCCCTGGAAGATTGCCAGTCAAAGGCTTACGTAAGACTATCCGATCTATCTGTCGTTTTATTGATAGATACACCAGCCCATCACCTTGGTTTCCGACGTAA
- a CDS encoding glycosyltransferase family 10 domain-containing protein, with product MTAIRVSAVGLPSDYKTSLVPAICQNLGYQIEWVEPKKCDLMIIGSFHNLGKKKLAWCPKPLRPLVKSLGDGIQAIIPASHKQALILFQTGENLRHDFVSNDYALTFDLGVSGPHHFRMPYWMEVADWSAQGVTGNTNPRYGKLLDINRLLQPLGNDFLMRPQKAAIFASHLREPRGTLLNAVKSQIEVVEFGKSFNPLIKNHSESGLIKFDELQAFAFNLCPENGMHPGYYTEKIPEAFMAGCLPITWADENVKADFNPNAFINLAPMAISHFTKLGEILHSKEALATYAEQPLLLARPSIEPLKKFIKQILESATS from the coding sequence ATGACTGCAATCCGAGTATCCGCTGTAGGGTTGCCCAGCGACTATAAAACCAGCCTTGTTCCAGCTATATGTCAGAACCTAGGCTATCAAATTGAATGGGTTGAGCCAAAAAAATGTGATTTGATGATTATCGGATCATTTCATAATTTAGGCAAAAAGAAGCTAGCTTGGTGCCCCAAACCGCTTAGACCCTTAGTTAAAAGTCTAGGCGATGGGATTCAAGCGATTATCCCCGCATCGCATAAGCAAGCTTTGATCCTTTTCCAGACCGGCGAGAATCTTCGGCATGATTTTGTGTCCAATGACTATGCTCTAACTTTCGATCTAGGGGTATCTGGCCCCCATCACTTCCGCATGCCTTACTGGATGGAAGTGGCTGACTGGTCTGCGCAAGGGGTAACTGGCAACACCAACCCCAGATACGGAAAGTTGCTAGATATCAATCGCCTCCTGCAACCGCTTGGCAATGACTTTCTGATGCGCCCCCAAAAGGCAGCGATATTTGCCTCACACCTCAGAGAGCCTAGAGGCACCTTATTAAATGCTGTGAAGAGCCAAATCGAGGTGGTGGAGTTTGGTAAATCATTTAATCCACTCATCAAAAATCACTCAGAGAGTGGCTTAATTAAATTTGATGAGCTCCAGGCGTTTGCCTTTAATTTATGCCCCGAAAATGGCATGCACCCTGGTTACTACACAGAGAAAATTCCAGAAGCGTTTATGGCGGGATGCCTACCCATCACCTGGGCTGATGAAAATGTAAAAGCGGACTTTAATCCCAATGCATTCATCAATCTTGCGCCGATGGCAATTAGTCATTTCACCAAATTAGGGGAAATTCTGCACTCTAAGGAAGCATTGGCAACTTACGCGGAACAACCGCTTTTACTCGCCAGACCATCAATCGAGCCGCTTAAAAAATTCATCAAGCAAATACTCGAATCAGCAACATCCTAA
- the rfbB gene encoding dTDP-glucose 4,6-dehydratase — protein MILVTGGAGFIGGNFVLNWLADPNAEGIVNLDKLTYAGNLATLDSLKNNERHEFMHGDIGDKELVTKLLKEYKPRAIVNFAAESHVDRSICGPADFVETNIVGTFNLLECAREYWNNLEGNPREEFRFHHVSTDEVYGSLSLTDPAFTEKNSYEPNSPYSASKAASDHLVRAWFHTYGLPVVTTNCSNNYGPYHFPEKLIPLVILNALHSKPLPIYGDGQQIRDWLYVGDHCSAIREVLAKGKLGETYNIGGWNEKANIDVVKTICTILDGLKPRVDGKSYVEQITYVKDRPGHDRRYAIDASKVERDLGWRPAETFDTGIRKTVQWYLDNPIWVDGVVSGSYRDWLQKQYN, from the coding sequence TTGATTTTAGTGACTGGTGGCGCGGGATTTATAGGCGGTAATTTTGTTTTGAATTGGTTAGCCGATCCAAACGCAGAAGGAATTGTTAATTTAGATAAATTAACTTATGCGGGCAACCTAGCAACATTAGATTCTCTAAAAAATAATGAACGCCATGAATTTATGCACGGCGATATCGGCGATAAAGAATTAGTCACTAAATTATTAAAAGAATATAAGCCGCGTGCAATTGTAAATTTCGCTGCAGAGAGTCACGTCGATCGATCCATTTGCGGACCGGCAGATTTTGTTGAAACCAATATTGTAGGCACTTTTAATTTATTGGAATGTGCTCGTGAGTACTGGAATAATCTTGAAGGAAACCCTAGAGAAGAGTTTCGATTTCATCATGTCTCGACTGATGAAGTCTATGGCTCCTTATCTTTAACGGATCCAGCATTTACGGAAAAAAATTCATATGAGCCAAATAGCCCTTACTCGGCATCGAAGGCGGCATCCGATCATTTGGTACGTGCTTGGTTTCATACGTATGGCTTACCAGTAGTCACTACCAACTGCTCCAATAACTATGGTCCTTATCATTTTCCAGAAAAATTAATTCCCTTGGTGATTTTGAATGCGCTACATAGCAAGCCATTACCCATTTATGGTGATGGCCAACAGATTCGCGATTGGCTCTATGTGGGCGACCATTGCTCAGCAATTCGTGAAGTGTTAGCCAAAGGTAAATTGGGTGAGACTTACAACATTGGCGGTTGGAATGAAAAGGCCAATATCGATGTGGTGAAAACTATTTGCACTATTTTGGATGGTCTTAAACCCCGTGTAGATGGGAAGTCATATGTTGAGCAAATCACTTACGTAAAAGATCGCCCGGGACACGATCGTCGCTATGCAATTGATGCTAGTAAGGTGGAGCGTGATTTAGGTTGGAGACCTGCAGAGACCTTTGATACCGGTATTCGAAAAACAGTCCAGTGGTATCTCGATAACCCTATTTGGGTCGATGGCGTAGTGAGCGGATCTTATCGTGACTGGCTGCAAAAGCAATACAACTAA